In Sphingobacteriaceae bacterium, the following proteins share a genomic window:
- a CDS encoding TetR family transcriptional regulator: MAGRPKIYDNEVALDKATEVFWKKGYEVASAEDLLKAMGIGKGSFYLAYKNGKQELFEKSLQRFFYKYFDQFLKGLKTIENPVDSIKAFYYQMSDEASGPHINGCYFSNAIIQVEKQEVKDQAAAIMMKISNCFSEVLITAKQKGVLDFKVPKDILPLYFLNLWSGLNITRQLEKNPKKIKKLIDEHFKQIV, encoded by the coding sequence GTGGCTGGTAGACCTAAAATATACGATAATGAAGTTGCTCTTGACAAGGCGACAGAGGTGTTTTGGAAGAAAGGTTACGAAGTTGCTTCTGCAGAGGACCTTTTAAAAGCAATGGGCATAGGTAAGGGTAGTTTTTACTTAGCATATAAAAATGGGAAGCAAGAGTTATTTGAAAAATCACTACAAAGATTTTTCTACAAGTATTTTGATCAATTCTTGAAGGGTCTAAAAACAATTGAAAATCCAGTAGACTCTATAAAGGCATTTTATTATCAAATGAGTGATGAGGCTTCCGGGCCACATATTAATGGTTGCTATTTTAGTAATGCAATAATACAGGTTGAGAAACAAGAGGTGAAAGATCAAGCCGCTGCCATTATGATGAAAATATCAAATTGCTTTTCAGAAGTACTAATTACTGCAAAACAGAAAGGAGTTTTAGACTTTAAAGTACCGAAAGACATTTTGCCCTTATATTTCCTCAATCTTTGGAGTGGCCTAAATATAACAAGGCAATTAGAGAAAAACCCTAAAAAAATTAAAAAGCTCATAGATGAGCATTTTAAACAGATAGTATAA
- a CDS encoding alpha/beta hydrolase: MTETQYAVIDNQKIAYRKIGKGTPIILVNRFRGTLDTWDPLFLELLAKNNTVITFDYAGIGYSTGELPLHINELSAEVTKLADYLKIDKFNVMGWSYGGWIAQYVTFLNPNRILKTVLIGTNPMGKNDVPFEPIFLEKALKPANDFEDYVAIFFEPKSEKSRAAAKASMDRIFAHADVSKIPATQDLFQRYFAANKAIGEDKENYRAAYATLKTPVLVISGDHDVSFATENWFPLLKKAASIQHIIFPESGHAPQFQYPELSTSYINTFLAN, from the coding sequence ATGACAGAAACACAGTATGCAGTAATCGATAATCAAAAGATTGCTTATCGAAAAATTGGAAAAGGAACACCAATTATTTTAGTTAATCGTTTTCGTGGAACATTGGACACATGGGATCCACTTTTTCTTGAACTATTAGCAAAAAACAATACCGTTATAACATTTGATTATGCGGGTATTGGGTATTCAACAGGCGAATTACCTCTTCACATTAACGAGCTGTCAGCGGAAGTAACCAAGCTGGCTGACTATCTGAAAATTGATAAGTTCAACGTAATGGGTTGGTCTTACGGTGGATGGATAGCGCAGTATGTAACATTTTTAAATCCCAATAGGATATTAAAGACTGTTCTAATCGGTACTAATCCAATGGGGAAAAATGATGTGCCTTTTGAACCAATATTTTTAGAAAAAGCTTTGAAACCTGCAAATGATTTTGAAGACTATGTAGCTATTTTCTTTGAACCAAAATCAGAAAAAAGTAGAGCAGCAGCGAAAGCTTCAATGGACAGAATATTTGCACATGCTGACGTATCGAAAATTCCTGCTACACAAGATTTATTTCAACGTTACTTTGCAGCAAATAAAGCCATAGGAGAAGACAAAGAAAATTATAGAGCAGCATACGCTACTTTAAAAACGCCAGTTTTGGTAATCTCAGGTGACCATGATGTTTCTTTTGCTACAGAAAATTGGTTCCCGTTGTTAAAGAAAGCGGCTTCGATTCAGCATATAATATTTCCTGAATCGGGTCATGCTCCTCAATTTCAATATCCGGAGCTATCTACAAGCTATATAAACACTTTTCTTGCAAACTAA
- a CDS encoding short-chain dehydrogenase: MKLTGKTIVITGSNRGIGKELLLAALKENPEKIYATARDTSKIETNDPRVHKINLDLNDPESIKKMSTFQNIDVLINNAGALAYDNISFDKDLNMSTNYYGTLALTDTLIPNMNNGGIIANVCSILALTPMAFTKKYSASKAALHSATQSYRMQLKKENIHVLGIYPATIDTDMAKDFGDMQKADPITTAQNILKGIEEGIEYIFPDNGSNYVGNEFMKNPASLEKMFAQ, from the coding sequence ATGAAATTAACAGGTAAAACAATAGTAATCACTGGTTCAAACCGTGGAATTGGAAAAGAATTGCTGTTAGCAGCATTAAAAGAAAATCCAGAAAAGATATATGCTACAGCAAGAGATACTAGCAAAATAGAAACAAATGATCCTCGAGTTCATAAAATTAATCTGGACTTGAACGACCCCGAATCAATTAAGAAAATGTCAACTTTTCAGAATATTGATGTTCTAATAAACAATGCTGGTGCTCTGGCTTATGATAATATCTCATTTGATAAGGATTTAAATATGTCTACTAATTATTATGGAACACTTGCTTTAACCGATACTCTTATTCCTAACATGAATAATGGTGGTATAATAGCCAATGTTTGCTCCATATTAGCATTAACTCCTATGGCGTTTACAAAGAAATATTCTGCATCCAAAGCAGCACTACATTCCGCAACGCAATCCTACAGAATGCAACTCAAAAAAGAAAATATTCATGTTTTAGGAATATATCCTGCAACGATAGATACTGACATGGCAAAAGATTTTGGGGATATGCAAAAGGCTGATCCAATAACTACAGCTCAAAATATTTTAAAAGGGATTGAAGAGGGCATTGAATATATATTCCCTGATAATGGTTCCAATTATGTAGGGAATGAATTCATGAAAAATCCTGCTAGTTTAGAAAAAATGTTTGCACAATAA